Genomic DNA from Rhodothermales bacterium:
CGCCAAACCGCTCCTCGGGACCGGGCGGCGCCAGTTCAGCGACGGTAGCCAGGCATCGATCTACCAGGAGCGCGTAGTGTCGGACCAGCGGCCCGTCCACGGTACCGAATTCCTCATGTACGGCGTCCACCGGCAGACCGGCAGCGTCGGCAACCTGTTGCAGGCCGGCGGGAAGGCCCTGATCCATATACAGATCGCGGGCGACATCGACGGCAAGGCGGATTTGGTCGGGCGTCATCATATCTGCCGCTGTAGACGGGGCAGTGGCCGGGTTGTTACCAAGTGGTCGGTTAACGGCGTCTGAATAATGGAAGCGGATTGCCAGTGCGACAGTGTACCTTTGGCGGCTTCCAACCCCTCACCGGATCATGAGCTTTTCGACGCTCGACTACGTTGTTTTTGCGGGCTACGCCGCGCTGATCGTCTTTCTCGGTCTCTGGGTCTCCAGGGAAGAGAAAGGCCACGACAAGGACGCGTCAGACTATTTCCTGGCGTCCAAGTCCCTGCCCTGGTGGGCCATCGGCGCTTCGCTCATCGCGTCCAACATCTCGGCCGAACAATTCATCGGCATGTCCGGGTCGGGCTTCCGGCTGGGCCTGGCCATTGCCACCTATGAGTGGATGGCCGCGGTAACGCTGCTGATCGTGGCCTACTTCTTTCTGCCGATCTACCTCAAGAAGGGCATTTTTACGATGCCCCAGTTTCTCGAGGTACGGTTCGACGCCCGGGTACGCACCATCCTGGCCGTGTTCTGGCTGCTGGTCTATGTCTTTGTCAATCTCACGAGCGTGCTCTACCTGGGCGCGTTGGCGATGGAAGGCATCATGGGGGTCAGCCTGTGGACGGGAGTGCTGGGCCTGGCAGCGTTCGCCACACTGTACTCGGTATACGGTGGTCTGAAGGCGGTCGCCTGGACGGACGTGGTTCAGGTCATCTTCCTGGTGGGTGGAGGTCTGCTGACCACCTATCTGGCGCTGGACGCGTTTTCGGGGGGCGAAGGGGCCATCGCCGGATTCTCCAAGCTGCTCGCAGAGGCTGGGGATCGCTTCAACATGATTCTGTTCGAAGGCGAACTGCTGTACACGGACGATGCCGGCGACATGCAGGACGCCTACGACCTGCTGCCGGGGCTCTCGGTGTTGCTGGGGGGCATGTGGATTGCCAACCTGTTCTACTGGGGCTGCAACCAGTACATCATCCAGCGTGCTCTTGCCGCCAAGGACCTCAAGGAGGCCCAGCGCGGTGTGGCCTTCGCCGGCTACCTCAAGATGATCCTGCCGCTGGTTGTCGTGGTGCCCGGGATTGTGGCCTACGCACTGGAGGCTCCCATCACCCGCGGCGACGAGGCCTATCCGTGGCTGCTGAATGCCTACGTGGGCCCCGGTCTGAAGGGCCTCACCTTCGCGGCGCTGATTGCGGCCATCGTCTCGTCGTTGGCGTCCATGATGAACTCCACGGCTACCATCTTCACGATGGACCTGTACCGCAACTACGTGAACGAGGGTGCCAGTCAGCAGCGCCTGGTCTTTATGGGGCGGGTAGCCGCCGTGGTGGCGATCGCGGTCGCAGCGATCATGGCCCCGCAGCTGGCAAGCCTCGACCAGGTGTTCCAGTACATCCAGGAGTACACCGGCTTTGTCAGCCCGGGCGTTCTGGCGGTCTTCATCATGGGTCTGTTCTGGAAAAAGTCGACCGCCAATGCGGCGCTGGTCACTGCCCTGGCTTCGATTCCTCTGTCGTTGACCATGAAGGTGGCCCTGCCCGGCCTGCCCTTTATTGATCGCATGGGAGTGGCCTTCCTGGCCTCCGTCCTGCTGATCGTGCTCATCTCACTCTGGGAGGGCAAAGGCAAGGACAGTGCGAAGAGCATAGAGCTCGACCGCAGCGTGCTGCAGAATGACCCCGTGTTCATTGGCCTTGCGTTCGGCATCCTGGGCATCACGGCGGCCCTCTACATCATCTTCTGGTAGCCGATGCGCAGTGCGGCCTGGATCATACTCCTGTGTGTGACCTCCATGCCGCTCCGTGCGCAGGTCCTGCTGAACGGGGTGGTTTCCGGAAGCGACGATGGCCTGCCGCTGCCCGCGGCGACCGTGCAGGTGGAGGGTCAGGCGCTCGGAACTGTGACCAGCCGGGACGGGCGGTTCACCCTGGCCGTAGCCACGCTTCCGGTAACGCTCCTGGTACGGCACATCGGGTACTCCTCGCGGCGCATCGACGTCGTGGCTGCAGGCCCATTGCGCATCCAACTGGACCCCAGTCCGGTGGAACTGGGAGAATTGGTGGTCTCCGGCGAAGATCCGGCGCTGCCCATCATGCGCCACGTGCTGGCCCGCAAGCAGGCCTGGCGGGACTCGATTTCCACGTCCTATGCGGAAGTGTACTCGCGCTTTCAGCTGTACCGGGAGTTCGACCTCGTCGAGGTGGAGGAGACGATCGGTGCGCACTGGTGGCACGCCGGCCTGGGCGTACGGCAGATCACCCGCGCCCGGCGGGTGCAGCCCGACCGGCCCGAGCAGTTTCTGTATGCCGCGCCGACGCATGTGCCGAACCTGTATGACGACCAGGTCCCCATTGAAGGCACGCGCTTCCTGGGTCCCCTCCACCCGGATGCCCTCGATAATTATCGCTTTCGCCTGACCGGCCAGCGGGCGCAAGACGGACGGCTGATTCACGACATCGCCTACACGCCATTTGGACTGACGGCGGCCGGGTTTGTCGGCACGCTGGCCGTGGAGGACTCAACCTTTGATGTGCTCCTGATCACGGCGAGGCCCACCATTGACCGCATGGGTCCGCCGCCGGTGCTGGACCGGTCGGTGAGGATGGAGCAACACTTTGCTCGACGGGGTATCGCCATGGTGCCCGTCTACTTTGAGGCCAACGGGGCCGTGCGATTCGGCAGGGCCGGGGTACGCTATCCACGAGCCCGGTATCGACAGGTATCCGGGTTGTCCCTGCACGTCACTGGCGTACAACTGCCGGATACGCTGCGCACCTCTGGACGCAGCCTCCGGGATGACCCCGGTATACAGGGTGGCACGTGGCTGTTCTCCTGGAATCCGGGCATGATTCCGTTGACCGATGAGGAGCGTCGCGAGATGGACGGCATGCGATCGAACCGTGGTTTAGGCGCCTACTTTCGACCGGAGGGACTCCTGGCCCAGTACGCGGCCATTCCGATTGCTGAGCGCAGGGAAGAGCCGCCCGAAATCGGCGTTCCGGATCCCGTCTGGTTCAAGCCCTGGGTATGGTTCAACCGGGTCGACGGATGGCACATTGGGCTCAGGCCGGAGGTGCCGCTCACCCGCAGCGTCACATTGCGCCCGGGACTGGCCTTCGCCGAAGCGCCTGACGAAGTACGCTGGACGGCTGCTGCCCACTATGACGAAGGTCCCTGGTCGGGCTCATTCGGCGCAGAGCGGCTCACCGGAATCGTGGGGGTAGGCAAGCACCCGGATCGTTTTCTGACGGGTCTGGCGGCGTACGCCGGCTGGGACGACTATTTCGACTATTACGATCGGGCGCGGCGCTGGGCCACGCTGGGATTCAGTCGCCGCATCTCATGGGAAGTGACCGCATCGCACGAGGAACACCGGTCGGTGCCCAAGCAGGACGACTACGAAGGCTGGCTCAAACGCAACGTGCAGCGTGCGAATCCGCCAATTGACGAAGGCACCCTGGCCGCGCTCTCGGCGCGACTTGGGCTGGGCGAGCCGGACCGAGACGCACGGCGCCTGACCGGTCATCTGGATCTGCAGGGCGAGGTCGCGAGCGAGGGCATGCTGGGCTCTGACTTCGGCTTCAGTCGGTGGCAGGGAGCGGCTTCGCTTCAGGTGCCGACGCTGATGCGCCGGAGGGCCGTGCCGGCGATGCTGCGGCTTGACGTAGTCGCGGGCGGAGGGTCAGCAGGCGTGCCCGTTCAGCGCCGGGGGGTGCTGGATGTGGCTACTGGTCCCGTTGCTGGAGAGGTGGCGTTTCGAAGTCGCCATGACGCTCGACTCGTCGCCCGCCGCTGGGCCGCGCTGTTCTGGCAGCACGACTTCGGGTCCGCGATCGCCGAACGCATGGGCTTCGGTGAGACCAACCTCGGCATTGTGGTCTTTGGAGCGCACGGAACGGCGTGGCACGGCAGCACCACGCGTCGGGATGAAATCGGAATCGCGTGGTCGAAGCCGTTCAATCTACCGTTCCGCATAAACCTGGCGACCGACCTGCGGGAATGGAGTCCCCTGGTGACCCTGGAGTACTACGGCGTTGCCCGGCGGCTGCTGGGTCGCTAGGTGTCGATGTTGCGCTTTCGCACCAGAAACAGTCCTTCCCGGCGACTGGTCACCACCAGCGTGCCGGAACCGAAATACGGATAGCTGCTCCAGGTGCCGTTGAACCCGGCCTTGTCGTTGCCATAGGGCGTGGTGTCGAAGTGTCCGACCTCGACGGGATTCTCCGGGTCGCTGATGTCGACAATGCGTAGTCCGCTGGCATTGTTGGTCTGGTACATCAGGTTGCCGTCCACATACAGATTGTGGTCCGTCGCGTTGGTGGGTCCGAAGAACTCTCCGATCATCTGGGGGTCATCCAGATCCGTGAGGTCCCAGATCAGGGTGCGCGTTCGGTCCACCAGGCCGGAGAGCTCATCGCCCTCATCATTCTGGTAGAAATACCGCTGGTCATCCGTGAACCACCCCTGGTGCACGTAGGCGTAGTTCGGATATGTGGCCTGGCTCACGGCGACGGGATTGTCCTTGTCGGAGACGTCGGAGATGGACAGCGCAGCCCCGTTGGAACTGACGCAGATTTCCTGGCCGCGATGATCGGAATCCGGCCCCTGATAGCTGACGCACTGCGCATCGTGAGTGGCGCCGCCGCCACCGCTGTTTGTGCCGGAGTGCGTGAAGCAACCGACGAAGGTCGGATTGGCGGGGTCTCGAATGTCGATCATGTGCAGGCCGCCGCCGCACGTCTCGCCGCCGGAGCTGTTGCCTACGGTATAGGCATAGCCCGTGTCTTCATTGATCACAATGTTGTGCGCCGACGCGATCCCGTCATAAAACGCCGTCGGCTCGAACGTCACCGGGATGTCCGCCAGGTCGCGTAGCTGTCGCAGGTCCAGCACCTGCATGCCGTGCTGGCCCGCACCGTCTGCCACGATAAAAGCATGATCCCGGTAGACCTTGATGTCGCGCCAGGTCGAGCCCGGTGAGCCTTCAGTCCGGGGCAGCGTGCCGAGATAGACCGGGCCGGTCGGGCTGGACACGTCGACCACCGCCATGGCCTCCATGTGTCCCACCAGGGCGTATTCCTTGCCCGTCTCCGGGTCGGTCCAGCCCCAGATGTCGTTCAGGCGAACGCCACGATTGATTTCCATGTCCTCGTTGGGGAGGAAGGCCAGCAGGTCGACCCGGTTACAGGAGTAGGGTCCGGCGGCTCCGTCCGAACACTCCACCTCGGCGCCGGCGACTGCGGGCACGGCATCGACGGCGTTGTAGAGCACGTCGCTGACGGCCCAGCCGTCACCGCCGCGGCGATAGACGAAGGCCGTACCCTCGCCATACGCATCTCCGGCCGCACCCACCGCAAGGAAGTCGCCGGAGGCCGCGAAACCTGCGCCAAAGGACGGCCTGCCGCTGAGTCCGCTTTCCTGCAGGATTTCGATGGGTCCGCTCTCATCCCAGCGCATCAATTGGCCGCCTCCCGACGCCCAGGGCGCACCAATCCATACCGCCCGACCGTCCACCTGCACCGACGATCCGAACTGGGAGCGTTCACCAAACGACTCCGGTGCTTCGATCATGACATCCGATTGCCACTCTCCGTCCCGCCAGAAGTAGGTGTGCACGCGCTCCGCAGCGGGGGCACCGATGGCCAGGCGGCCTTCCTGGAGATGCACGGAGCTCCCGAATCGGCCCGGCATGTCGCCTTCCCAGATGACCGTGCCCGCGGGGTTCATGCTGACCCCGGACCACTCGAATACAGCGACCTTGGCGGCGCCCGGAGACGAGGCGGCCAGGCGATTGCCGTCGGGAGAGAGCGCTGACCCGAACCGCGCATCGTCCCCGTCATCCCTCAGGGTGGCGACGGCCACCCATTCTCCGGAGTTGTATACAAAAACGTGAACCTGCCCGGCGCCGTCTGAAGCGCGCGGCGCTCCTACAACGATGGCCTCTTCCACGATGGCCACCGAACTCGCAAAACCGGTCGCGCCGTTGGCGGAGGGAGCATCCAGCGTTGCGGCCTGGCTGTACAGCCCATCGGACCCCCGCCGGAAAATGTATACGCGGCCGTTGCCGTCGGACGCTGCCGAGGCGCCCACGACCAGCAGATCACCGTGTGCCGAGACAGCCGAACCAAAGCGGTCTCCGACCTGCCCGTCCGCGGCCATCACGGATTGCACGATCTGCCAGGCTCCGTCCCCCTGCTGCTTGACGATGTGGACCTGGCCCGGCTCGTGAAAGCCGGATGCCTCGGAGATGTACAACGTGTTCTGGTGCAGCAAAACCGAGCCACCGAAGGCGGCGAACGGATCCGCAGAGACGCCGGAAGCAGATACAAGAACCAGAGAAAGGAGAGCGGCCTGAAAACGCATGGTCGGCTGGGGTGGTGGACTGCCAAGATAACAGAACCTGAAATCGTCGGAACGCCCCGAGCGGTGGCCGGGGAGCGCCGTGCTTCGAGTGCATGAAGCCCATCGCCCGGACCCCCCTTGCCGGATTCCTGCGCGGCGCGGTTAATTGGCGGCCCACCCGAGTGCTGCCATGTACCGAATACTCCCTCTCCTCCTCGTTCTGTCTCCCCTGGCCGTTCAGGCGCAGGATGCGGATTCCACCGCTGCCGAAGCGGATACCACCTGGTTCGCAGAGAAGGCGGATTTGCCCCTGAACGCGGCCCGCACCCTCTCATACACGGCCAGCGAAGGATCCTGGATCTCAGTGGATGTAAGTCCGGACGGCAGCCGCATCGTCTTCGACTTTCTGGGAGACCTGTTTCTGCTCCCGATCGCTGGGGGCACCGCCGACACGCTGACGACCGGCATGGCCTTCGACGCACAGCCGCGGTTCAGCCCGGACGGGACGGAGGTGCTGTTCATCTCAGACCGCAGCGGTAGTGACAATGTCTGGATCATCGAGGTCGAGACCGGCGAGACCCGTGCGCTGACCACCAGCAAGTCCAATCCCATGCACAGTCCGGCATGGTCTCCGGACGGGGACTATGTGGTCTATTCCAAGGGTGAGGGACGCTTTGGGGTGTCGAAGCTGTGGATGGCGCACAAGGACGGCGGGTCCGGCACCAAGCTCATCGACAGTCCGAACAATCTGCGCACGTCGGGCGCGGCGTTTACACCGGATGGCCGGCAGATCTGGTACGCCCGGGGCACCAACACCTGGAACTACAACGCGTCGATGCCGCAGTACCAGCTGGCATACTACGACCGCGAGACCGGTGAGCAGTTCACGCGCACCAGCCGCTACGGCTCGGCCATGCGCCCGACCCTTTCACCGGACGGGCGATGGCTCGTATATGCGTCCCGGCATGAGGAGCAGACGGGGCTTGTGCGACGGGACCTGCGCACGGGCGACGAGATGTGGCTGGTCTACCCCGTGCAGCGGGACGATCAGGAGTCGGTGGCCAGCCGTGACGTGATGCCCGGCATGGCATTCATGCCGGACTCGCAGTCGCTGATTGCGACCTGGGAGGGCAAGCTCTGGCGGCAGCCGATCGACGGAAGTGCGGCAACCGAGATCCCTTTTGAGGTCGCCGTCAATCTCGAGGTCGGACCGGAAGTGGAGTTCGAGTATGCGATCGAAGACACGCCCACCTTCACGGTGCGCGAGATCCGCGATGCGGTGCCGAGTCCGGACGGCGCGCGACTGGCTTTCACGGCGCTCGACCGGTTGTACGTGATGGACTATCCGGACGGCACGCCGCAGCGCCTCACCGAAGCGGACGAAACCGAGGCGTTCCCGACCTGGTCTCCGGACGGGCAGTGGGTCGCGTATGCCACCTGGGACGGCGAAGCGGGACATCTCAAGCGGGTGCGTTCGAACGGCCGCGGGGATGCCGAGCAGCTGACCCTGAACTCGGGACTGTACCAGCTTCCGGCCTACAACAACGATGGCAGCCGCATTGTGGCGGTGCGGGGCCCGGCGCGGGCGTATCGCGAGTCTACGGGGCCGTTTGCCCCGGGTGCGGTGGATGACCTTGTCTGGATTCCGGGCGATGGGGGGGCGGTGACTGAGATCGCCCCGTCGCGCGGCCGCACGGCACCACACTTTGTACAGGGTTCGGACCGGATTTACCTCTACGCGGGCTCGCGGGGCGTCGTGTCCATCCGATACGACGGCACCGACGAAAAGGAGCACGTCAAGGTGGCGGGCAACCGTCGGCCTGGTGCTACCCAGCCCAACCGGGCGTCCTGGATCAAGCTGGCGCCTCGCGGCGACCAGGCGCTGGCCCAGGTGAACGATGACCTCTATGTGGTGACGGTACCGATGATCGGCGGCACGACACCGGACATCTCGGTTTCGAATCCGGCCAATGCCGCATTCCCTGCACGAAAGCTGACCGAGATCGGCAGTCAATTCCCCGCCTGGCAGTCGGACGGCAATACGGTGCACTGGGGTATCGGCAACGCGCACTTCATCTTTGATCTGGTTGAGGCGGATCGCATCGACGAGATCATTGCGGCGGAGAAGAAAGCAAAGGCGGATGCGGCCGCGGATTCCAGCGCGGCGGCAGGAGACGGTGCCGTGGTGGCAGACTCAACCGGTGCAGCGCCGGAGGTGGCCGCAGACAGCACGAGCGCATCGCCCGAAACCAAGCCCTACAAGGCCGTCGAGCACCGCATTCAGATTGAGGCCGAACGGGATACGCCCCGGGGCTCGGTGATCCTTTCCGGCGCGCGCATCATCACCATGAATGGCGATGAGGTGCTGGAGTCCGCAGACATTCTGATCGAGAACAACCGTATCGCCGGCGTGGGGTCCGGGTTCACGGCGGACCGGGTTATCGATGTGTCCGGCCATACAATTGTGCCGGGATTTGTCGACGTGCATGCGCACATGTGGCCCGCCTGGAATCTGCACAAGCCGCAGGACTGGCAGTACCTGGCCAACCTCGCGTACGGCGTGACGACCACGCGGGACCCGCAGACCTCATCGACCGATGTCATTACCTACGGAGACCAGGTGACGGCCGGCATGATGATCGGACCGCGGGTGTATTCCACCGGGCCCGGCATCTTCGGGGACTACGTGGAGGACGGCATTCGCGACCTGGCCCACGCCCGGGACATCATGAAGCGGTACTCGGAGTATTACGATACCAAGACCATCAAGATGTACATGGCGGGCAACCGCCAGCAGCGGCAGTGGGTGCTGATTGCCGCCAAGGAGTATGGCATCATGCCGACCACCGAGGGTGGCCTGGACATGAAGTACAACCTGACCATGGTGATCGACGGGTATCCCGGGCAGGAGCACTCGTATCCCGTGTATCCGCTGTACGAGGATGTGGTGCGGCTGACGGCATTCACCCGCATGGCCTACACGCCGACGCTGCTGGTGGCCTACGGCGGGCCGTTCGGCGAGAACTGGTTCTACACGCGCGAGAATCCGCACGATGACGAGAAGCTGGCCCGATTCACGCCGCATGAGGTGCTGGATCAGTCTACGCGGCGTCGCAGCGAAGGCTGGTTTCGGGACGAGGAGTACATCCACTCGAGGCATGCGGAGGTTGCTGACGAGATCCTCAAGGCAGGCGGTCGGGTGGCCGTGGGTTCGCACGGGCAGCTTCAGGGTCTTGGCTACCATTGGGAGCTGTGGGCGACGGCCTCAGGCGGCATGACGGCGCACAATGCACTCCGTACCGCCACCATTCTCGGGGCCGAGGCCATCGGGCTGGCGGGAGACCTGGGGTCAATCGAGGCCGGCAAGCTGGCGGACCTGGTGATCCTTCGCGACAACCCGCTCGATGACATCCGGAATACGAACAGCATCCGATACGTGATGATGAACGGGCGACTGTACGACGGCGATTCGCTGGCCGAAGTGTGGCCTCGCGAGCGCCCGACAGAACTGCCGGCCCAGCGCACCCCGGACATGCGGTAATCCTTGGATTCACTGACGCAGATAGCCCTGGGAGCGGCGGTCGGCGAGGCCGCCGTAGGGCGCGAGGCGGGCGGGCGCGGGGCGGCCTGGGGCGCGGCGCTGGGCACGCTGCCGGATCTGGACATCCTGGCGTATCCGTTCCTCGATTCGGTGGGGGAGCTGGCGTTCCACCGGGGACTGACGCACTCCCTGGTCTTTGCTGTAGTCATGGCCCCGCTGGTGGGGACGTTCCTCGCACGGCTCCACAGGGCTTTCGAGGTGCCGAGGTGGCGATGGCGCTGGATGGTGTTCTGGGTAATCGGCACCCATATCCTGCTGGACAGCTTCACGGTGTACGGCACGCAGGTGTTCTGGCCGGTCACGGACTATCCGCTGGCGTTCAACAGCCTGTTCATCATCGATCCGCTGTACACGATCCCGCTTGCGATGGGGGTGGTGTTCGCCCTGTTCCTGCGGCGCGGGTCTTCGCGGCGTGCCCACGCAAACCAGCTCGGGTTGCTGGTCAGCACGTTGTATGTGCTCTGGTCCCTCGTGGCGAAAGGCGTGGCGTACGATGCCCTGAATCGCGGCTGGGCGGCGGCCGGTCTGGAGCCCGAGCGCACCATGACCAATGCCACGCCTCTGAATACGATCATGTGGATGGGTATTGCCCAGCAGGACGACAGCCTGCATGTAGGGCTCTTCAGCCTGCTGGACAGCGCGCCGCCGGACAGCTTCCTGGTTATTCCGATGCGGTCCGAGCTGGTCCGGCCGGTTGCCGAAGAGCGGGCCGTACGTCGTGTGCTGGGCTTTTCGAAAGGGTGGTACTCGGCGTTTGAGCGAGACGGTGCCCTGGTGATCGACGACTACCGCTTCGGAAGATCGGACGGTTGGTTGGGGGACAGCGGCTCTCCCATTTTCCGTTTCGTGATGGAGCCGGGTGATTGCGGGGACACCTGGTGCAGTTTCTATCAGGCCCGGCCCATGCTGGGATCACTGGGCGCGGTCTGGGACCGCATGTGGGGTCAGTAGGGCGTTTCTGTTCCGCGCGGGAGGCCGTATCGTGCAGCCTCACCAGGCTTCACCCGCCATGAAACGTCTGCTGCTCGGATCGCTCCTTTCTGCGATCGCCCTCATGATTTGGGGATTCGTGTTCTGGGCCGGAGGCGGCGCGGCGATGGGCTTTTCAAGTCTGGACGTCGAGGCCGAGCAGGCAGTAATGTCGGCGCTGGCGGAGCACATTCCGGAGACCGGTGCCTATGTGCTGCCGGACCCGGAGACGACGAGCCTGGAGGAATGGACGGCACGCCATCTGGCCGGTCCGCTCGCATTCCTGCATGTGACACGGGCGGGCACCGATCCGATGTCGCCACGCGTATACGTGCTGGGCTTCCTGCATATGTTCATCGTGTCGTTCCTGATCGGGCTGGGCATGATCCGGGTGCTGTCCCCATCGACCTCCTACATCCGGCGCATCGGGTTCGGCGGCGCGGTGGGCGTTGTGGTTGCCTTCTGGTCCAATCTCAGCGACCCGATCTGGTTCTATGAGCCGTGGCCGTACCACCTGACGACCTCGCTCTACGACCTCGTTTCGTTCCTGATCATCGGCGCCGTGCTCGGCAAGATCGTGCGTCCGTGAACCGGTCTGTGTGCTTCCTGCTTGCGCTCTGGGCAGCGGGCAGCACGGTAGCCGCCCAGCCCTACCGGGATGTGGCTCTGGAGGCCGGATTGGGTGCCATCCTGCGAGCATCCGGTGCGGCGGTGGCGGACATCGACCTGGACGGTGACCTGGACCTATATGTGGTATCGCCGGAGGAGCGCGTGGAGGGTGATCCGACCACCTACAACCACCTCTTCCGCAATCTGGGCGATGGCACCTTCGAGAATATCACCGCAGGCTCGGGCATCGAGCCCTTTGACGGTGGGTATCGACGGGGCCAGCAGGGCAACCGATTCGGTGTCGCCTGGGGCGATTACGACGGGGACCGGCTGCCGGACCTCTTTCTCGCGCGGGTAGGCCCGGAGCGGCTGTACCGAAATCGCGGGGACGGCACGTTTGAAGACGTGACCGTGCAGGCGGGCGTGTTCGGGCGCGACGACACCGCGAATGACGTCGCCGGAGCGTGGACGGATCTGGACGGCGACGGCGACCTGGATCTGTACGTTTCGGCCTGGATTGGCCCGAACCGCTATTACCGGAATGAGGGCGACGGCACCTTCACCGAGATGGCCGCTGAGCTGGGCATCGTGGACGGTGGCTTTACGTGGGGCGTGCTGCCGTGGGATGTTGACGAGGACGGCCGGTTGGATCTGTACGTCGTGAACGACTTCGGACCCAATCGCCTGTATGTCCAGCAGACGGACGGCACCTTCCTGGAGGACACGGACGCGTGGGCGGTGGGTGACCCCGGCAACGGAATGGGCGTGGCCTTGGCCGACGTGAACGATGACGGCCGCGGCGACATCTACGTCACCAATATCTACGACCGTCAGCCGAATCCGCTGTATGTACGACACGGGCAGCAGTACATCGATCGCGCCTCAGATTACGGCGTGCAGGACGCCGGGTGGGCCTGGGGGGTGGAGTTCTTCGACGCAGACCACGACGGCGACCTGGACCTCTATGTCGTCAACGGCTTCCCGACCGACCCCGCTACCAACCGCTTCTTTGAGCGCGATGGCGCGGGCTTCACGGATGTGTCGATGGGCTCCGGAACCGATGGCGCGCCTGAGGCGAGGGCGCTGGTGGTGTTCGACCGCGAAGGGGACGGGGACCTGGATCTGTTTGTCGGCAATTTTCGCGCGCCGTCGGTGCTGCTGGACCGGGACGATCCCGCGGGCAACTGGATTGGGTTTGATCTGGACCAGCCGGGCATGAACCGCTGGGCGGTCGGGGCTGAAATCCTGCTGGAGTCCGGCGGGCGCACCATGCGGCGTTACCTGGACGGCATGGACATGCTCGGCCAGAGCCTGGTGCCGGCACACTTCGGGCTTGGTTCCTCTGAGACTGCGGAGCGGGTCGAAGTGCACTGGCCTGACGGTGTGGTAGAGGTGTGGCTTGGGCTCGAGGCGGGGCGCTATCACACGTTGGTGCGGGGCACTTCCACGGCTGTCGAGACACCGCCGGATGCATCTGGGGACGCCGCGCCGTGGCCCAATCCGGCCGCCGGGTGGGTCACCGTGCCGGCGCGAGAGGGTGCGGTGGAGATCTATGACGTGTTGGGACGGCGCAGAGCCCATCGCCCGTTGGACGCCCGGGGACGGGTCAGTCTGGAAGGCATGCCGCCCGGGGTGCTCTT
This window encodes:
- a CDS encoding sodium/sugar symporter, with product MSFSTLDYVVFAGYAALIVFLGLWVSREEKGHDKDASDYFLASKSLPWWAIGASLIASNISAEQFIGMSGSGFRLGLAIATYEWMAAVTLLIVAYFFLPIYLKKGIFTMPQFLEVRFDARVRTILAVFWLLVYVFVNLTSVLYLGALAMEGIMGVSLWTGVLGLAAFATLYSVYGGLKAVAWTDVVQVIFLVGGGLLTTYLALDAFSGGEGAIAGFSKLLAEAGDRFNMILFEGELLYTDDAGDMQDAYDLLPGLSVLLGGMWIANLFYWGCNQYIIQRALAAKDLKEAQRGVAFAGYLKMILPLVVVVPGIVAYALEAPITRGDEAYPWLLNAYVGPGLKGLTFAALIAAIVSSLASMMNSTATIFTMDLYRNYVNEGASQQRLVFMGRVAAVVAIAVAAIMAPQLASLDQVFQYIQEYTGFVSPGVLAVFIMGLFWKKSTANAALVTALASIPLSLTMKVALPGLPFIDRMGVAFLASVLLIVLISLWEGKGKDSAKSIELDRSVLQNDPVFIGLAFGILGITAALYIIFW
- a CDS encoding carboxypeptidase-like regulatory domain-containing protein; its protein translation is MRSAAWIILLCVTSMPLRAQVLLNGVVSGSDDGLPLPAATVQVEGQALGTVTSRDGRFTLAVATLPVTLLVRHIGYSSRRIDVVAAGPLRIQLDPSPVELGELVVSGEDPALPIMRHVLARKQAWRDSISTSYAEVYSRFQLYREFDLVEVEETIGAHWWHAGLGVRQITRARRVQPDRPEQFLYAAPTHVPNLYDDQVPIEGTRFLGPLHPDALDNYRFRLTGQRAQDGRLIHDIAYTPFGLTAAGFVGTLAVEDSTFDVLLITARPTIDRMGPPPVLDRSVRMEQHFARRGIAMVPVYFEANGAVRFGRAGVRYPRARYRQVSGLSLHVTGVQLPDTLRTSGRSLRDDPGIQGGTWLFSWNPGMIPLTDEERREMDGMRSNRGLGAYFRPEGLLAQYAAIPIAERREEPPEIGVPDPVWFKPWVWFNRVDGWHIGLRPEVPLTRSVTLRPGLAFAEAPDEVRWTAAAHYDEGPWSGSFGAERLTGIVGVGKHPDRFLTGLAAYAGWDDYFDYYDRARRWATLGFSRRISWEVTASHEEHRSVPKQDDYEGWLKRNVQRANPPIDEGTLAALSARLGLGEPDRDARRLTGHLDLQGEVASEGMLGSDFGFSRWQGAASLQVPTLMRRRAVPAMLRLDVVAGGGSAGVPVQRRGVLDVATGPVAGEVAFRSRHDARLVARRWAALFWQHDFGSAIAERMGFGETNLGIVVFGAHGTAWHGSTTRRDEIGIAWSKPFNLPFRINLATDLREWSPLVTLEYYGVARRLLGR
- a CDS encoding choice-of-anchor B family protein, which translates into the protein MRFQAALLSLVLVSASGVSADPFAAFGGSVLLHQNTLYISEASGFHEPGQVHIVKQQGDGAWQIVQSVMAADGQVGDRFGSAVSAHGDLLVVGASAASDGNGRVYIFRRGSDGLYSQAATLDAPSANGATGFASSVAIVEEAIVVGAPRASDGAGQVHVFVYNSGEWVAVATLRDDGDDARFGSALSPDGNRLAASSPGAAKVAVFEWSGVSMNPAGTVIWEGDMPGRFGSSVHLQEGRLAIGAPAAERVHTYFWRDGEWQSDVMIEAPESFGERSQFGSSVQVDGRAVWIGAPWASGGGQLMRWDESGPIEILQESGLSGRPSFGAGFAASGDFLAVGAAGDAYGEGTAFVYRRGGDGWAVSDVLYNAVDAVPAVAGAEVECSDGAAGPYSCNRVDLLAFLPNEDMEINRGVRLNDIWGWTDPETGKEYALVGHMEAMAVVDVSSPTGPVYLGTLPRTEGSPGSTWRDIKVYRDHAFIVADGAGQHGMQVLDLRQLRDLADIPVTFEPTAFYDGIASAHNIVINEDTGYAYTVGNSSGGETCGGGLHMIDIRDPANPTFVGCFTHSGTNSGGGGATHDAQCVSYQGPDSDHRGQEICVSSNGAALSISDVSDKDNPVAVSQATYPNYAYVHQGWFTDDQRYFYQNDEGDELSGLVDRTRTLIWDLTDLDDPQMIGEFFGPTNATDHNLYVDGNLMYQTNNASGLRIVDISDPENPVEVGHFDTTPYGNDKAGFNGTWSSYPYFGSGTLVVTSRREGLFLVRKRNIDT